In Brassica rapa cultivar Chiifu-401-42 chromosome A06, CAAS_Brap_v3.01, whole genome shotgun sequence, a single window of DNA contains:
- the LOC103827870 gene encoding disease resistance protein RPS6, translating to MSAGSLPLGLKVLGAYLRGRDKEDWIDMIPSLRSRLNGKIERTLIVSYEGLNNKKDKAIFRHISCIFNGEQVDHIKMLLKDSDLDFNIGFKNLVDKSLVHVRRDSVEMHCLLQDMGKEIVRAQSDEPGEREFLMDSKEICDVLEDNTGTKKVLGILLDMDETDELHIHKNAFKGMRDLFFLKIYNAKKWDKKIRWCLQKGFDYLPPKLRLLRLDGYPMKYMPSNFRPENLVELQMSESKLQKLWEGVHSLAGLRVMDLKGSKNLEEVPDLSMATNLQILDLDYCSSLVELTSSIQHLNKLAQLCMSCCENLETLPTGIYLQSLDKLFLDGCSKLKILPDISTNISTLILDETAIDEFHFIFRLKKPIILGFRKTKIEKLWAIEQPLTSIMTMLSPTLQRLFLSDIPSLVELPSSIRNFHNLDCLNITECINMKILPTGINLQYLYDLTLNGCVSLRTFPDISTSIKQLKLARTGIEEVPWWINKFSKLKYLGMESCSNLERVSLNIHKLKKLEGVDFSNCGKLTEASWIDRPDNLFPKVSTINFICNNLDPEALLHQPSFIFEKLIMSGEEVPSYFTHLTTGTSSSLTIPLPPSSISQPFFRFRACALGFFDSLHTDRIKAVFIRVSCLFRGIFGDSFDSFGEQQIFFARDSHLFILDCRVPLNKGSAPISHLNYDHVEIQLHVSNRMDATFRSKILDPGELHHLINISESKFNLKGWGIRLAEDCLSQKNQLGNPNTLPRVCEQESRDSFEEIEKNNKRMRVSLKHDLMNIILFHQ from the exons ATGTCTGCCGGTAGTCTTCCTTTGGGTCTTAAGGTTTTGGGTGCATACTTACGAGGTAGGGACAAAGAGGATTGGATAGATATGATTCCTAGCCTTCGCAGTAGGCTGAATGGAAAAATTGAGAGGACACTAATAGTCAGCTATGAAGGGTTAAACAACAAGAAAGATAAAGCAATATTTCGTCACATTTCATGTATTTTCAATGGTGAACAAGTTGATCACATCAAGATGCTACTAAAAGATAGTGACTTGGACTTTAATATTGGGTTTAAAAACCTTGTTGATAAGTCTCTTGTACATGTAAGACGGGATAGTGTTGAGATGCACTGTTTGCTACAAGATATGGGTAAGGAGATTGTCCGTGCACAGTCTGATGAGCCTGGAGAACGAGAATTCCTTATGGATTCGAAAGAAATTTGCGATGTGCTTGAAGATAACACT GGTACTAAAAAGGTTTTAGGTATATTATTGGATATGGATGAGACTGATGAACTGCATATACATAAGAATGCTTTCAAAGGAATGCGGGATCTCTTCTTTCTAAAGATTTATAACGCTAAGAAATGGGACAAGAAGATAAGATGGTGCTTACAGAAAGGCTTTGACTATCTGCCCCCTAAACTTAGATTATTGAGGTTGGATGGATATCCAATGAAATATATGCCTTCAAATTTTCGTCCTGAAAACCTTGTTGAGCTTCAAATGTCAGAGAGCAAACTCCAAAAGTTGTGGGAAGGAGTTCAT TCACTTGCAGGGCTCAGGGTAATGGATTTGAAAGGATCCAAAAATCTGGAAGAAGTACCAGATCTTTCTATGGCCACTAATCTCCAGATACTTGATCTTGATTATTGCTCGAGTTTGGTGGAGCTTACTTCCTCTATTCAGCATCTCAATAAACTGGCGCAGCTGTGTATGTCATGCTGTGAAAATTTGGAGACTCTTCCCACAGGAATATACCTCCAATCTCTTGATAAGCTTTTCCTTGACGGATGCTCGAAGCTGAAGATTCTTCCTGATATTTCGACCAACATCTCAACGCTTATTCTAGACGAAACAGCGATTGACGAGTTCCATTTTATCTTTCGTCTTAAGAAACCCATAATTCTTGGTTTCCGCAAAACGAAGATTGAGAAATTGTGGGCTATAGAGCAG CCACTTACATCAATCATGACGATGCTGTCTCCAACTTTACAGAGATTGTTTCTCTCGGATATCCCAAGTTTGGTGGAGCTTCCTTCCTCTATCCGCAACTTCCATAATCTTGATTGTCTGAATATTACAGAATGCATAAATATGAAGATTCTTCCCACTGGTATCAACCTTCAATATCTCTATGACCTTACACTAAATGGATGCGTAAGTTTGAGGACTTTTCCTGATATCTCAACCAGCATAAAACAGCTCAAACTAGCCCGAACAGGGATTGAAGAGGTTCCTTGGTGGATCAATAAGTTCTCTAAGCTCAAATACCTAGGAATGGAGAGCTGCAGCAACTTAGAACGTGTATCCCTTAACATTCATAAACTGAAAAAACTTGAGGGAGTTGACTTTTCAAACTGCGGGAAATTGACCGAAGCTAGCTGGATTGATCGTCCAGATAATCTTTTCCCAAAAGTCAGTACCATCAATTTCATCTGCAACAACTTGGATCCAGAAGCTCTCCTTCACCAACCTTCatttatttttgagaaattgATCATGTCAGGTGAAGAAGTGCCGTCATATTTCACTCACCTTACAACTGGAACCTCCTCCTCTTTAACCATCCCTCTACCTCCTAGTTCTATCTCGCAACCATTTTTCCGCTTCAGGGCTTGCGCGTTGGGTTTTTTCGACTCTTTGCACACAGATCGTATTAAAGCAGTATTTATCCGTGTCAGCTGTCTGTTCAGAGGCATATTTGGGGACAGCTTTGATTCTTTTGGCGAGCAACAAATCTTTTTCGCAAGGGATAGTCATCTGTTTATATTGGACTGTCGTGTCCCTCTTAACAAAGGCAGTGCTCCTATATCTCATCTAAACTACGATCACGTGGAAATACAACTCCATGTAAGTAATAGAATGGACGCTACATTCAGATCGAAAATATTGGATCCTGGGGAATTGCATCATCTGATTAATATCAGTGAGTCCAAGTTCAACTTAAAAGGATGGGGTATAAGACTTGCTGAGGACTGCTTATCACAGAAGAATCAACTTGGTAATCCAAATACTCTTCCACGAGTTTGTGAACAAGAGAGTCGAGACAGTTTTGAAGAGATAGAGAAAAACAATAAGCGAATGCGGGTAAGCCTCAAGCATGACCTGATGAACATAATACTCTTTCATCAATAG